One Tachypleus tridentatus isolate NWPU-2018 chromosome 3, ASM421037v1, whole genome shotgun sequence DNA window includes the following coding sequences:
- the nvd gene encoding cholesterol 7-desaturase nvd isoform X1: MELLLTVRSSMKSVLRNEMEANGLITGLQLLMDGLSYLLVALLSRLLTILLTLILGYITYWSIHRLDRSRDMTEVGFGYLQGKKSSRRYCFPGLVKDVVSNRKPGETPPVFPNGWFPLIESRDLRVGKTLPVTALGKEFAVFRGHDGRAYVLNAYCPHLGAHLGVGGRVYGNCLECPFHGWRFKGENGVIESIPYAEKVPDFIKTKSWSVCEKNGFLYVWFHAEDEPPFWYPPDIPEVTEGLWSYRGRTQHTVNCHIQEIPENGADAAHLGYLHYDSVFSGSDLRFTNSRFWEFCKHDWKPQWEPDPEPNNHMASIYLTHVTRVFGYALPFTELTLNIKQIGPAIVHLVFNSRFGSGVFVQGITPEGPLKQRLVHQLYASSSFPQVIANLLLLSEGCMLERDIMIWNNKKYIKNPVLVKEDKLISRHRRWYWQFYSENSPTLQQVRESSIEW; this comes from the exons GTCTTCTATGAAAAGTGTTCTGAGAAACGAAATGGAGGCGAATGGCCTCATTACTGGATTACAGCTGCTAATGGACGGACTATCTTATTTACTGGTAGCCCTACTTTCCCGCCTTCTAACAATCTTGCTGACCTTGATATTAGGTTATATAACCTACTGGAGTATACACCGTTTAGACAGGTCACGG GACATGACAGAAGTTGGGTTTGGTTATCTTCAAGGTAAAAAGTCGTCTCGTCGCTACTGTTTTCCCGGACTAGTCAAAGATGTAGTTAGTAACCGTAAGCCTGGGGAAACTCCCCCTGTGTTTCCGAACGGCTGGTTTCCTCTTATAGAATCACGTGATCTTCGAGTCGGGAAGACTTTGCCAGTGACTGCATTGG GGAAAGAATTTGCAGTATTTCGAGGACACGACGGTCGGGCCTACGTTCTTAATGCATATTGTCCTCACCTGGGGGCACACTTAGGTGTCGGGGGTCGTGTCTATGGAAACTGCCTGGAATGTCCCTTTCACGGCTGGAGGTTTAAAGGAGAAAATGGTGTCATTGAAAGTATCCCTTACGCTGAGAAAG ttccaGATTTTATCAAAACTAAGTCTTGGTCTGTATGCGAGAAAAATGGTTTTTTATATGTATGGTTCCACGCAGAAGATGAACCTCCATTTTGGTATCCACCCGATATACCAGAGGTGACCGAAGGTTTATGGAGCTATCGAGGTCGTACACAGCATACAGTGAACTGTCATATCCAG GAAATTCCCGAGAACGGAGCTGACGCTGCACATCTCGGATATCTGCACTACGATTCAGTTTTTTCTGGCTCCGACTTGCGTTTTACCAACAGTCGTTTTTGGGAGTTCTGTAAACATGATTGGAAACCACAGTGGGAACCTGACCCTGAACCCAACAATCACATGGCTTCAATTTATCTCACCCACGTTACCAGAGTCTTTGGCTATGCCTTGCCTTTTACTGAGCTAACCCTAAATATTAAACAG ATCGGACCAGCCATCGTGCATCTGGTGTTTAACAGCAGGTTTGGATCGGGAGTCTTTGTCCAGGGTATTACACCAGAGGGCCCTCTAAAGCAACGATTGGTCCATCAGCTCTACGCTTCTTCATCGTTTCCTCAGGTTATAGCGAATCTTTTGCTTCTTAGTGAAGGCTGTATg TTGGAAAGAGATATCATgatttggaataataaaaaatacatcaaaaatCCTGTTCTTGTAAAAGAGGACAAGCTAATATCCAGACATAGACGTTGGTACTGGCAGTTCTACTCGGAAAACAGCCCAACTTTACAACAAGTTAGAGAATCTTCAATAGAGTGGTAG
- the nvd gene encoding cholesterol 7-desaturase nvd isoform X3 — translation MELLLTVRSSMKSVLRNEMEANGLITGLQLLMDGLSYLLVALLSRLLTILLTLILGYITYWSIHRLDRSRDMTEVGFGYLQGKKSSRRYCFPGLVKDVVSNRKPGETPPVFPNGWFPLIESRDLRVGKTLPVTALGKEFAVFRGHDGRAYVLNAYCPHLGAHLGVGGRVYGNCLECPFHGWRFKGENGVIESIPYAEKEDEPPFWYPPDIPEVTEGLWSYRGRTQHTVNCHIQEIPENGADAAHLGYLHYDSVFSGSDLRFTNSRFWEFCKHDWKPQWEPDPEPNNHMASIYLTHVTRVFGYALPFTELTLNIKQIGPAIVHLVFNSRFGSGVFVQGITPEGPLKQRLVHQLYASSSFPQVIANLLLLSEGCMLERDIMIWNNKKYIKNPVLVKEDKLISRHRRWYWQFYSENSPTLQQVRESSIEW, via the exons GTCTTCTATGAAAAGTGTTCTGAGAAACGAAATGGAGGCGAATGGCCTCATTACTGGATTACAGCTGCTAATGGACGGACTATCTTATTTACTGGTAGCCCTACTTTCCCGCCTTCTAACAATCTTGCTGACCTTGATATTAGGTTATATAACCTACTGGAGTATACACCGTTTAGACAGGTCACGG GACATGACAGAAGTTGGGTTTGGTTATCTTCAAGGTAAAAAGTCGTCTCGTCGCTACTGTTTTCCCGGACTAGTCAAAGATGTAGTTAGTAACCGTAAGCCTGGGGAAACTCCCCCTGTGTTTCCGAACGGCTGGTTTCCTCTTATAGAATCACGTGATCTTCGAGTCGGGAAGACTTTGCCAGTGACTGCATTGG GGAAAGAATTTGCAGTATTTCGAGGACACGACGGTCGGGCCTACGTTCTTAATGCATATTGTCCTCACCTGGGGGCACACTTAGGTGTCGGGGGTCGTGTCTATGGAAACTGCCTGGAATGTCCCTTTCACGGCTGGAGGTTTAAAGGAGAAAATGGTGTCATTGAAAGTATCCCTTACGCTGAGAAAG AAGATGAACCTCCATTTTGGTATCCACCCGATATACCAGAGGTGACCGAAGGTTTATGGAGCTATCGAGGTCGTACACAGCATACAGTGAACTGTCATATCCAG GAAATTCCCGAGAACGGAGCTGACGCTGCACATCTCGGATATCTGCACTACGATTCAGTTTTTTCTGGCTCCGACTTGCGTTTTACCAACAGTCGTTTTTGGGAGTTCTGTAAACATGATTGGAAACCACAGTGGGAACCTGACCCTGAACCCAACAATCACATGGCTTCAATTTATCTCACCCACGTTACCAGAGTCTTTGGCTATGCCTTGCCTTTTACTGAGCTAACCCTAAATATTAAACAG ATCGGACCAGCCATCGTGCATCTGGTGTTTAACAGCAGGTTTGGATCGGGAGTCTTTGTCCAGGGTATTACACCAGAGGGCCCTCTAAAGCAACGATTGGTCCATCAGCTCTACGCTTCTTCATCGTTTCCTCAGGTTATAGCGAATCTTTTGCTTCTTAGTGAAGGCTGTATg TTGGAAAGAGATATCATgatttggaataataaaaaatacatcaaaaatCCTGTTCTTGTAAAAGAGGACAAGCTAATATCCAGACATAGACGTTGGTACTGGCAGTTCTACTCGGAAAACAGCCCAACTTTACAACAAGTTAGAGAATCTTCAATAGAGTGGTAG
- the nvd gene encoding cholesterol 7-desaturase nvd isoform X2, which yields MKSVLRNEMEANGLITGLQLLMDGLSYLLVALLSRLLTILLTLILGYITYWSIHRLDRSRDMTEVGFGYLQGKKSSRRYCFPGLVKDVVSNRKPGETPPVFPNGWFPLIESRDLRVGKTLPVTALGKEFAVFRGHDGRAYVLNAYCPHLGAHLGVGGRVYGNCLECPFHGWRFKGENGVIESIPYAEKVPDFIKTKSWSVCEKNGFLYVWFHAEDEPPFWYPPDIPEVTEGLWSYRGRTQHTVNCHIQEIPENGADAAHLGYLHYDSVFSGSDLRFTNSRFWEFCKHDWKPQWEPDPEPNNHMASIYLTHVTRVFGYALPFTELTLNIKQIGPAIVHLVFNSRFGSGVFVQGITPEGPLKQRLVHQLYASSSFPQVIANLLLLSEGCMLERDIMIWNNKKYIKNPVLVKEDKLISRHRRWYWQFYSENSPTLQQVRESSIEW from the exons ATGAAAAGTGTTCTGAGAAACGAAATGGAGGCGAATGGCCTCATTACTGGATTACAGCTGCTAATGGACGGACTATCTTATTTACTGGTAGCCCTACTTTCCCGCCTTCTAACAATCTTGCTGACCTTGATATTAGGTTATATAACCTACTGGAGTATACACCGTTTAGACAGGTCACGG GACATGACAGAAGTTGGGTTTGGTTATCTTCAAGGTAAAAAGTCGTCTCGTCGCTACTGTTTTCCCGGACTAGTCAAAGATGTAGTTAGTAACCGTAAGCCTGGGGAAACTCCCCCTGTGTTTCCGAACGGCTGGTTTCCTCTTATAGAATCACGTGATCTTCGAGTCGGGAAGACTTTGCCAGTGACTGCATTGG GGAAAGAATTTGCAGTATTTCGAGGACACGACGGTCGGGCCTACGTTCTTAATGCATATTGTCCTCACCTGGGGGCACACTTAGGTGTCGGGGGTCGTGTCTATGGAAACTGCCTGGAATGTCCCTTTCACGGCTGGAGGTTTAAAGGAGAAAATGGTGTCATTGAAAGTATCCCTTACGCTGAGAAAG ttccaGATTTTATCAAAACTAAGTCTTGGTCTGTATGCGAGAAAAATGGTTTTTTATATGTATGGTTCCACGCAGAAGATGAACCTCCATTTTGGTATCCACCCGATATACCAGAGGTGACCGAAGGTTTATGGAGCTATCGAGGTCGTACACAGCATACAGTGAACTGTCATATCCAG GAAATTCCCGAGAACGGAGCTGACGCTGCACATCTCGGATATCTGCACTACGATTCAGTTTTTTCTGGCTCCGACTTGCGTTTTACCAACAGTCGTTTTTGGGAGTTCTGTAAACATGATTGGAAACCACAGTGGGAACCTGACCCTGAACCCAACAATCACATGGCTTCAATTTATCTCACCCACGTTACCAGAGTCTTTGGCTATGCCTTGCCTTTTACTGAGCTAACCCTAAATATTAAACAG ATCGGACCAGCCATCGTGCATCTGGTGTTTAACAGCAGGTTTGGATCGGGAGTCTTTGTCCAGGGTATTACACCAGAGGGCCCTCTAAAGCAACGATTGGTCCATCAGCTCTACGCTTCTTCATCGTTTCCTCAGGTTATAGCGAATCTTTTGCTTCTTAGTGAAGGCTGTATg TTGGAAAGAGATATCATgatttggaataataaaaaatacatcaaaaatCCTGTTCTTGTAAAAGAGGACAAGCTAATATCCAGACATAGACGTTGGTACTGGCAGTTCTACTCGGAAAACAGCCCAACTTTACAACAAGTTAGAGAATCTTCAATAGAGTGGTAG